In the Lampris incognitus isolate fLamInc1 chromosome 11, fLamInc1.hap2, whole genome shotgun sequence genome, one interval contains:
- the LOC130120350 gene encoding matrix-remodeling-associated protein 5-like — MYWRVCAAVTVLVLVLVAPMGRACPRTCNCYQANEVHCTFRSLLAIPAGLPAHTQRINLGFNSISRIPDNSLAGLKRAELLMLHGNDLHHIPDGAFRDMKSLQVLKLSYNKLREISSALMFSGLTSLLRLHLDHNLLQHIHPRTLLQLPSLRLLRLQGNRLHQLHPHTLCTLSLLNTYYYSTLRHLDLSNNSLTVLPRDAIVTAPLLESLALQANPWSCDCRMKWFLSWSLAHPGLMKCGRGSQCPVCALPKPLQGQGFLQQTDLSCTPPVISSPGRDSPSEADLGENQPIESFREPLGAASLGLSDHQGDSVDLSCNITHSTNFPDITPPSDPSLPSSSPLSIVLSLSLDCPVERESYERLWRILAYYSETAVRLEREIMLSKAPALAYRYRQVAETEGYYNTEVRASIKAKPHWLLQPAISIQLNRAQSSRQKVQLILTTRVSARPDPISHTSSSSYSPFLHPWVLIPTNHTATSVAALVGSRAEISCPILSSGSPTLQWILPDGSKLISPSSSPDGRLWASASGLLIRRTESLDAGLYLCVAQAGEDVDVLPVRLAVEESSVAPPGEQMGPSVTGVIGDAVSLPCEVSGTPIPDVSWLLPDGNMIQFGSSVSGGITIKSNGNLSLPRPSLKHAGQYRCMAVNQYGADSLSMWLDLNSRSAPSLSSSFPRGPQSAAGQSTRIRVPLLRRPNVEEGSGDEEDEEEARVPTGNRRRPRPPQLPLNQRYPIGHPRRRGPVRGGPLRRGGAVLSPFEQRRNRFENRNRGSATKQRIDPQKWADLLAKIRQRTALNTTSQPSSGGDAGAEPKENDNEKENRRGGNEEDSNREKGKIETEGSSIDDASLQEEGLHPIHIETAEKDERPQRPGLSRPQPQSPQQGFFPNMVPNSRSQSPWNTRRRLGPRRKINNRNRGRPLTPPQPLPDPTSQRSASIPISTTATTVHTPTVVFITPIPVSTASTTIPTTTPTTTTSATSTIPTTTATTMTSSTTTTPSTTTTTPTTDRTTTSTTSASVHTIPTTTTSTSTRGERPSPGLVDPRRRTVSGTPNQSRPPPEWKSPGANFIPDSHSSRPRLPSSPRLPASPRVPVMKSRPRIADPHIRTVSAPAESTAGLNCEAQGEPQPSITWIKVSTGAVMSVHSRAQRFEVLPNGTFVIQNVQLQDRGTYICSAHSSLGRDRMLTTLEVWSRPPRMQLVNYREATIHQGGELHLDCQADGVPTPLLSWVLPDRSVLTPTDSSHSRMVMHKNGTLHISVILPSDRGAYRCVASNSAGAASNSVRVHVSSLPPVIHQSAEEHLVLTAGMPVYAHCSARGAPPPTLRWRIPDGTLVRPSQFLHGNIFILPNGTLHIRRLEPKHAGSYECMASNAVGSVKRTIRVELQGGTEGAVTTARQPNSSATQHKGGAPSLPIPSSNTLNSPELSLPSSPSDRSRTSLPSPGSSGSPLPPFHPRLPDSPHSPLENKTLIGISPTHSSTFNDIKFSPLSPSSPLYPSNPTNNTKLSPPSVTSAKVSPSAPTEKSRGPPPLPFPPISHLSKARITSSSPSVTSVHYGGFLHLHCSVSGNPTPTIIWRTPNRKLVDMHFSFDRRLKVQPNGSLSVQAVTEKDAGDYLCIARNKVADDYRLLRVSVATKPAKIEPKQPSNQMVSLGGSLKVDCLASGLPDPAVSWSLPDGTMVNSVLLREDRAGRSRRLTVFDNGTLLVPTVGMGEEGEYTCYAKNQGGQDTMKVKVKVMMTLPPTFTDNPSYKVIKVRQEATAAFRCQAAGDPTPKVTWFSPNNRAIPRSSGLDYLSERVVVKSDGTLEIRLAQSTDAGNYTCQASNTLGERSRVVGLEVEIPNNGPTSIVGGSGVSVRVNGRGGSSSSSSSNNSGGSANTGITGTSATNGGTSNSTSPVVSVVTSVKQRAVKGHTVILPCPSHGSPPPRLAWLLPGNGILSAPYYGSRLTVYRNGSLELRGVRASDSGELVCVVRGEIRVKVELVVSETQEEATAQHGGTAVEKPTPRGPGSFTAPHSGGPPASPESAHSQGPRPVFPQTLNSRNLVTEKPPQRALLTPAAPRAVGPVLGSGGPGSEPVRQQPVVNTRTASLVTIINGESLRLSCKASPHSGYNQGSLSWTLPSGEVLSRGESSGGGQYSVLEDGTLIVQQASVFDRGSYACRSTNQESSSTSVVTVPVIVIAYPPRITTGPSPVTYTRPGVALELPCLAIATPRATITWETPDLSQLRATGQARNYGNRYLSAHGSLVIQNPTSRDTGFYRCTAKNVIGADTKATYLHVV; from the exons ATGTATTGGCGTGTGTGTGCGGCGGTCACAGTACTGGTGTTAGTGTTAGTGGCTCCGATGGGCCGGGCCTGTCCAAGAACGTGCAACTGCTACCAGGCCAATGAGGTCCACTGTACCTTCCGCTCCCTGCTCGCCATACCTGCCGgcctgcctgcacacacacaacgCATCAACCTTGG CTTTAACAGTATCAGCAGGATCCCTGACAACTCGTTGGCTGGCTTAAAGAGGGCAGAGCTTTTGATGCTCCATGGCAACGACCTCCACCACATTCCAGATGGGGCGTTTCGGGACATGAAATCACTCCAG GTATTAAAGCTGAGTTATAACAAGCTGAGGGAGATCTCCTCAGCTCTGATGTTTTCCGGCCTGACCTCTCTGCTGCGCCTTCACTTGGACCACAACCTCCTTCAGCACATCCACCCCCGGACCTTGCTGCagctgcccagcctcaggctgcTCCGTCTGCAGGGAAACCGGCTGCATCAGCTGCATCCTCACACTCTCTGCACGCTCTCCCTGCTGAACACATATTACTACTCCACCCTCAG ACACCTGGATCTGTCCAACAACAGTCTAACCGTCCTGCCCAGAGATGCCATAGTGACAGCGCCCCTACTGGAGTCTCTGGCACTGCAGGCTAATCCATGGAGTTGTGACTGTAGGATGAAGTGGTTTCTTAGCTGGAGTCTGGCTCACCCAG GGCTGATGAAATGTGGTAGAGGTTCTCAGTGTCCAGTCTGTGCCTTGCCGAAGCCCCTTCAAGGGCAGGGCTTTCTCCAGCAGACCGACCTATCGTGTACCCCTCCTGTAATCTCCTCTCCAGGAAGAGACTCACCTTCTGAGGCAGACCTTGGGGAGAACCAACCAATTGAATCTTTCAGAGAGCCTTTAGGTGCTGCCTCTCTGGGTCTATCTGACCATCAGGGGGACAGTGTTGATCTGAGTTGCAACATTACGCACTCCACCAACTTTCCAGATATTACCCCTCCCTCCGACCCTTCCCTGCCCTCGTCTTCTCCTCTTTCCattgttctctccctctctctcgactgccctgtggagagagagagttacGAGAGACTATGGAGGATCCTGGCGTACTACAGTGAGACGGCAGTTCGCCTTGAGAGGGAGATTATGCTGAGTAAAGCCCCTGCACTGGCGTACCGTTACAGGCAGGTGGCTGAGACAGAAGGATATTACAACACCGAAGTTCGAGCCTCTATTAAAGCCAAACCGCACTGGCTTCTACAGCCTGCTATCAGCATTCAGCTTAACAGGGCACAGTCCAGCAGACAAAAAGTCCAGCTTATACTGACAACCAGAGTGTCTGCGCGCCCAGACCCCATTTCTCACACGTCTTCATCATCATACTCCCCTTTTCTTCATCCATGGGTTCTGATTCCAACTAATCATACGGCTACATCTGTAGCGGCACTAGTGGGCAGTAGGGCAGAAATATCTTGCCCCATTCTCAGCTCTGGCAGTCCCACTTTACAATGGATTCTCCCAGATGGATCAAAACTCATTTCCCCCTCCAGCAGTCCAGATGGTCGGCTCTGGGCCTCAGCCTCTGGATTACTGATACGCAGAACAGAGTCTTTAGATGCTGGCCTGTACCTTTGTGTTGCCCAGGCAGGGGAAGATGTGGATGTACTCCCCGTGAGGCTGGCTGTTGAAGAGTCCTCTGTCGCACCCCCTGGAGAGCAAATGGGGCCCTCTGTCACAGGAGTGATTGGGGATGCTGTCAGTTTACCCTGTGAGGTTTCTGGTACACCAATACCTGATGTTAGCTGGTTGTTGCCAGATGGGAATATGATACAGTTTGGCTCATCTGTGTCAGGTGGAATCACTATAAAATCAAATGGGAATCTGTCATTGCCCCGCCCATCTTTGAAACATGCTGGCCAATACCGTTGCATGGCAGTCAACCAATATGGTGCAGACTCTCTTTCAATGTGGCTAGACTTAAACTCCAGAAGTGCCCCTTCTCTTAGCTCTTCATTTCCCAGGGGTCCACAGTCAGCTGCTGGCCAATCAACCAGGATACGAGTCCCGCTCCTACGAAGACCTAATGTAGAAGAGGGCTCAGGggatgaggaagatgaagaggaggcaAGGGTTCCAACTGGCAATAGGAGGCGTCCAAGACCTCCCCAACTCCCCCTGAACCAGCGTTATCCAATTGGACATCCACGAAGACGCGGGCCTGTGAGAGGAGGTCCCCTGAGAAGAGGAGGGGCAGTGTTATCCCCCTTTGAACAGAGAAGAAACCGCTTTGAAAACAGAAACAGAGGTAGCGCAACTAAACAAAGAATAGACCCTCAGAAATGGGCTGACCTATTGGCTAAAATACGCCAAAGGACCGCCCTCAATACCACCAGCCAGCCAAGCAGTGGTGGAGATGCAGGAGCTGAACCGAAAGAGAATGACAATGAGAAAGAGAATCGCCGAGGAGGCAACGAGgaagacagcaacagagagaaaggaaaaaTTGAAACTGAAGGATCATCCATCGATGATGCAAGTTTGCAAGAGGAAGGCTTACATCCAATTCACATAG AAACAGCAGAAAAAGATGAACGACCACAAAGACCAGGTCTTTCTAGACCTCAGCCTCAGAGCCCCCAGCAGGGATTCTTTCCCAACATGGTTCCCAACTCACGGTCCCAAAGTCCCTGGAACACTCGCAGAAGGCTGGGACCTCGGAGAAAGATAAACAATCGAAACAGAGGGCGGCCTTTAACCCCACCTCAACCTCTACCTGACCCCACAAGCCAGAG AAGTGCAAGTATTCCTATTAGTACAACAGCTACAACTGTCCACACCCCTACTGTTGTGTTCATAACACCTATTCCTGTAAGTACTGCAAGTACTACTATTCCAACAACtacgcctactactactacttctgctactagcACTATTCCCACAACAACGGCAACTACTATGACTTCTTCTACAACGACAACACCCTCAACCACAACAACTACTCCAACAACAGATAGGacaactactagtactacttctgCTAGTGTCCATACTATACCCACCACTACCACATCCACAAGTACCAGAGGAGAGAGGCCCAGCCCAGGACTAGTTGACCCCAGACGAAGGACTGTTTCTGGGACTCCAAATCAGAGCCGTCCCCCTCCTGAATGGAAAAGCCCTGGGGCTAATTTTATTCCTGATTCTCATAGCAGCAGGCCCCGTCTGCCCTCCTCTCCTCGCCTCCCTGCCTCACCCAGG GTCCCAGTTATGAAATCCAGACCGAGGATAGCTGATCCCCATATCAGGACAGTATCTGCCCCAGCAGAGAGCACTGCCGGGCTGAACTGTGAGGCACAGGGTGAACCTCAACCCTCCATCACATGGATCAAGGTCTCCACAG gggcagtGATGTCAGTGCACTCCAGGGCTCAGCGGTTTGAGGTCTTGCCAAATGGCACCTTTGTCATCCAGAATGTACAGCTGCAGGATAGGGGGACATATATCTGCAGTGCACACAGCTCCCTGGGCCGTGACAG GATGCTCACAACCCTGGAGGTGTGGTCCCGCCCTCCTCGGATGCAGCTGGTCAATTACAGAGAAGCTACTATTCACCAGGGAGGAGAGCTGCATTTAGACTGCCAGGCGGATGGCGTACCGACTCCTCTGCTGTCTTGGGTTCTCCCCGACCGCTCTGTACTGACCCCTACTGACTCCTCCCACAGTCGGATGGTCATGCACAAAAATGGGACACTCCACATCTCAGTGATATTGCCTAGTGACCGGGGCGCATATCGCTGTGTGGCCTCCAACTCTGCGGGTGCAGCCAGCAActctgtgcgtgtgcatgtgtcttCACTGCCGCCTGTGATCCATCAATCTGCCGAGGAGCATTTGGTTCTGACTGCCGGGATGCCTGTTTACGCCCACTGCTCTGCCCGGGGGGCCCCACCTCCAACACTACGCTGGCGAATCCCAGATGGGACCCTGGTTCGCCCGTCTCAGTTTCTCCATGGCAACATCTTCATCTTGCCCAATGGGACGCTGCACATCCGGCGACTGGAGCCAAAGCATGCTGGAAGTTATGAGTGCATGGCCAGTAATGCAGTCGGATCTGTGAAGAGGACCATAAGGGTGGAGCTGCAGGGAGGGACAGAGGGAGCTGTTACTACTGCTCGACAACCAAACTCTTCCGCTACACAACATAAAGGTGGAGCCCCTTCCCTCCCTATACCCTCCTCAAATACACTCAACTCCCCTGAACTTTCCCTTCCATCTTCTCCTTCAGACAGATCCAGGACCTCACTGCCCTCCCCCGGCTCTTCTGGTTCTCCTCTACCCCCCTTTCACCCCCGCCTGCCCGATTCCCCTCACTCGCCTCTGGAAAATAAAACCTTAATCGGCATCTCTCCCACACACTCCTCCACTTTCAATGACATCaaattctcccctctctccccatcctctcctctctACCCCTCCAACCCCACAAATAACACCAAACTCTCACCTCCCAGTGTAACCAGCGCAAAAGTCTCCCCTTCTGCCCCAACTGAGAAGAGCAGAGgccctcctcctctcccattCCCACCCATCTCCCACCTCAGTAAGGCTCGAATCACCTCCAGCTCACCCTCTGTCACCTCAGTCCACTATGGGGGGTTCTTGCATCTCCATTGCTCAGTATCTGGCAACCCAACCCCGACCATCATCTGGAGGACACCCAATAGGAAACTGGTGGACATGCACTTCAG TTTTGACAGGCGCCTGAAGGTGCAGCCAAATGGTAGCCTGTCTGTTCAGGCGGTAACAGAAAAAGATGCTGGGGACTATCTCTGTATCGCACGTAACAAGGTCGCTGATGACTACCGCCTCCTCCGCGTCTCTGTGGCAACCAAACCTGCTAAGATCGAGCCAAAGCAACCCTCTAACCAGATGGTGTCTTTGGGTGGATCCCTGAAG GTGGACTGCTTGGCATCAGGACTGCCTGACCCAGCTGTCAGTTGGAGCCTACCAGATGGAACCATGGTGAACAGTGTATTGCTGCGGGAAGACAGAGCGGGACGCTCAAGGAGGCTGACAGTGTTTGACAATGGGACATTACTGGTGCCAACAGTGGGTATGGGTGAGGAAGGGGAGTATACATGCTATGCCAAGAATCAAGGAGGACAGGATACCATGaag GTAAAAGTCAAGGTCATGATGACCTTACCGCCAACTTTCACTGACAATCCAAGCTATAAGGTCATCAAAGTGCGACAGGAAGCGACTGCTGCCTTTCGCTGCCAGGCTGCAGGAGATCCCACCCCCAAAGTGACATGGTTCTCCCCAAACAACCGCGCCATTCCTCGAAGTTCTGGCTTAGACTACCTTTCAGAGCGGGTTGTAGTGAAATCAGATGGAACTCTGGAGATCCGTCTTGCCCAAAGCACGGATGCGGGAAACTACACATGCCAAGCAAGCAACACATTGGGGGAGAGAAGCAGGGTGGTGGGCCTGGAGGTGGAGATTCCCAATAATGGACCGACTAGCATAGTGGGCGGGAGTGGAGTGAGTGTGAGAGTCAATGGGAgaggaggtagtagtagtagtagtagtagtaataattctGGTGGCAGTGCTAACACAG GTATCACTGGTACAAGTGCTACTAATGGAGGTACCAGTAACTCCACTAGCCCAGTGGTGAGTGTAGTCACATCAGTGAAGCAGAGAGCAGTAAAAGGACACACTGTCATATTACCATGCCCCTCACATGGTTCCCCTCCTCCACGTTTGGCCTGGCTTCTGCCTGGTAATGGCATTTTATCGGCACCTTATTATGGGAGCCGGCTCACCGTCTATCGTAACGGCTCCTTGGAGCTCCGTGGTGTGCGGGCGAGTGACAGTGGAGAAttggtgtgtgtggtgagaggAGAGATAAGGGTAAAGGTAGAGCTGGTGGTCTCAGAGACGCAGGAGGAGGCCACAGCTCAGCATGGAGGAACAGCTGTAGAGAAACCTACGCCAAGAGGCCCAGGTTCATTTACTGCACCTCACTCAGGTGGCCCACCAGCTTCACCAGAATCAGCTCACTCCCAGGGCCCACGACCTGTGTTCCCTCAAACACTTAATTCAAGAAATCTAGTTACTGAAAAGCCTCCACAGAGAGCTTTGCTTACACCTGCTGCACCTCGTGCAGTAGGCCCAGTGCTCGGCTCAGGTGGCCCAGGCTCAGAGCCGGTGAGACAGCAGCCAGTGGTGAACACCAGAACGGCCTCCCTGGTTACCATCATTAATGGGGAGAGCCTTCGTCTGTCCTGCAAAGCTTCTCCACACTCTGGTTATAACCAGGGGTCTCTGTCCTGGACCTTGCCCAGTGGCGAGGTGCTGTCCCGGGGTGAGAGCAGTGGTGGAGGTCAGTATTCAGTCCTAGAGGATGGAACCCTTATTGTCCAACAGGCATCTGTGTTTGATCGTGGCTCCTACGCCTGCCGATCCACGAATCAAGAATCTTCCTCCACATCGGTTGTTACAGTTCCTGTAATCGTCATAGCGTACCCCCCGCGCATCACAACAGGACCATCGCCTGTGACCTACACACGACCTGGGGTTGCCTTGGAACTGCCCTGCCTCGCCATCGCAACACCTCGAGCGACCATTACATGGGAGACGCCGGACCTGTCGCAGCTTAGGGCGACAGGTCAGGCACGTAATTATGGCAACCGTTACCTTAGTGCCCACGGATCCCTGGTTATACAAAACCCGACAAGTAGAGATACTGGGTTCTACAGATGCACCGCAAAGAATGTCATTGGGGCCGACACAAAGGCTACTTACTTGCATGTTGTATGA